In Ferrimicrobium acidiphilum DSM 19497, the genomic stretch CCACAAGCAGGACCCCAGCGACGAGGGATATCCAGTTGCCGGAAGGGATCGTGAACAATACGCGCCAGGTAATGTAAATGAGCGAGGATCCGAGTGCCACAACAAGGCCCACTCGCTGGGTGGAACCGGGCCGTCGTCGCTCAACAAGCCACGAGATCCCCACGATCGAGAACACGACGATCGAATAGACAGCCGACCAAGGCCAGAACATCGGCTCACTCATGCGCCACCGACCGACATGAGCCACAGCCCTTGTGGCACGGTGATTTGCGAAGTACAGCCAGGATGTCGAGTAGGTCGAGTCTGAGATCTGGCATGTGGACGAGTCGACCCACCGACCTGACTGGGAATGGTTATCCGTCCCTGAGTACCGCCAGTTCGCCTAATGATTAGTCTGAGATCGTTCCCAGCCTCGGAAGACACCCCAAACTTCTCGACCCTCTTGTAGACCGCTCTAAGCAGATGTCGATAAGGACCATGAAGTTTGGATGTAACCACACCTTTTGTCGAACTAACAGGTATCCGCTCGGCAATAATGTTCTCACTCAGGTTTGCGATAGTGGCTCTCCGAAGCTGTAGGCAAGCAATGAGGACTTACCTTTCCCCCACCTGGAGCAACAAGAGCTATGTAGTCTCCCGGAGTTTTAACAGAGCTCAGCAAGCGGGTGTCGAAGCTTTGCAAGTTTGCAAGCTGGTCGAATCGGATGCAGTACACCATGTGTTCTTGAGATGGACGTATTGGAGCGAAAGTTCGGAGTCGATCAAGCTGTGTAAGCATGTCAAGTGTATCGGCAACTCCGGTGTCAACTTGATGTTTGTGCGGTGGTGATCCATCTCTCGTTCGAGAAGGCCGACCAAAATAGATATGAGAGGAAAGCTCATCTTAGGGCTGGTTGCACGCACCAGATCAAGTCATCGCATTACTCGCTGCCTGCGCACCGACACGTCACAACTTCGTGACCGACTAAAGAGAATGCTAAGGTTGCAAGGATGGAGGAGAGATGACAAAGGTACCATTCTGGTTCAACACAACTGAGCAGGCTCCAAATCTCGACGCTGATATCGCCGAACGAATCGAAGCAGTCCGCGAGAGGTCGGGCTTCCTGCCCAACGTGTTCGCTACGCTATCATACTTCCCTGCTGAATTCCGTGCCTTCTTCGCCTACCATGACGCTCTCATGGAGGGAGACGACTCAGGTCTCACGAAGGCAGAGCGCGAGATGATCGTGGTGTCGACCTCAGCTGCCAACGAATGCACCTACTGCGTCGTTGCGCATGGGGCCATCTATCGAATCCGATCCAAGCATCCCTATCGTTCCGATCAGGTGGCGATCGACTTCGAGCGAGCCGAACTCAGCGAACGTGAGAAAGCGATACTGCGATTCGCCCATACCGTATCACTCCACCCACAGACCGTTACCGAGGAGAGCTTTACCCCTCTATATGATCTCGGCTTCTCCGATGAAGATATCTGGCAGATCGGGGCAATCGCCTCCTTCTTTGCCCTCTCCAATCGCTTGGCGGGTTTTGCGCGGATCATGCCGAACCAGGAGTTCTATCTCATGGGCCGAGATCGCCCACTCCCTTAGACGAATCCGCGATACTCGTCTGGGGAAGCTGACTTAACTATCCGAACAATCCTTTGATCTCGGACAAATCTAGGCTCTATGACCTTGTTCCCAACAGTGCTCAGACCTGTAGTTGGCTTTCGAAGCCGTAGCTCAAGCGCCTACAGCGAATCCCTACCAGTCCCGACGATACCTGTCCTGGTAACGATACTGCATCATCATCCGATGACGGCGGCGACGTGGCAAAGCGACCAAAAGGAAGATCAAACCAGCGAGGATAAAAAGTGGACCGACCGCCGGCGCCGCTCCCGCCAGAATAAAAAAGGCAAAGAAGGCTATAAGCACCGACCGCGAACGTGGTCGTCGCAACGGTTGTTGTACCTGCGTCGGTTCAACCGGACGACTCGGGAAGGCATGTTCATACAAAAACGAGTAGTCGTAAGGAAGATCCTCAACCAGAGCCACCAAATCCGCATAGCTAACCGTAGTGTGAACACGCTCGAGACGGTCGGTAAACTCGCTCTGAGTAAGCCTGCCGTCTTCGAAACCCTTCCGAAGCAGCGACTCCACGCGCTCTCGATCACTCGCGGAGTTCCTTATGTGCATTGGATCGATAGCCATAACCCAACTCTAGCGCATTTCACACAAACATGACCGGAAAGCAGCAAAAGCTAACCCGAGCGCTTCTCATGGTTCCACGCAGGTATGACAAGCTAGCCAACATCTAACGGCCACTCACTGGTGGTTTCTTGACGAAGAACAACCTGGCATCTATGCCCCACCACGCATGTCTAGCGCTACCCTGGTCACAGGCCGCCTTAGCTTAAGGCAGTGGGCTCTTGTCGAGAAGACCAATTCTATAACTCAGGTGATGATACCACTCACCTGGTCATCGTGCCGGTAATCGGCTGAGCAACCAGGTCAGGCCTAGGTGTCGTAGACGATCATGCCGCGTACGTTAGCACCGTCACGCATGTCTGCATAACCCTGATTAATCTCATCGAGTGTGTACGTCTTGGTCACTAGCTCGTCGAGTTTGAGGTCACCACGTTGGTACCACGACAACAATCTAGGGATGTCAGCACGTGGGTTCGCAGAGCCGAAGAGCGAGCCGTGCACGCTCTTTTGATACAGGGTGAGATCAAGCAGGGACATAGTTACCTCTGTCTCGTACGCACTCGCCAAACCGGTCACCACGATTCGTCCGTTCTTGCCGACAAGGGCAAGTGCATCGGCCATCATCGATCCCTCGACAACCCCAGGCGTCATGATCACAGCGTTCGCCATGGCTCCCCAAGAGATATCGCTGATCATCTCCTTTGCCTCGGCCATCGAGGCAGCGTCATGGGTCGCACCAAACTCGTAGGCCCTATTCCGCTTCCAAGCGTTAGGGTCAATAACGACGATCATGCCAGCACCAGCAAGGCGCGCCCCTTGCACTGCGTTCATACCGATACCACCGACACCCACAACAGCCACAATGTCGCCTGGTTTTACCTCGCCGGTAGTGATCGCTGAGCCTACTCCGGTCGTAACTCCGCATCCAACAAGAGCGGCGTAGCGCAACGGAATATCCTCATTGATCTTCACTACAGAAGACTCATGAGCCACTACGTAGGGGGCGAAGGTGCCCAACAGACAAAAGGTCCCTACTCCTTGACCACGAGCAGTGATACGCTGTCCGCCAGCAAGTTCAGACCCGGAGACGAGATGAGCACCAAGGACGCAGAGGTTCTGGTGTCCACTCGAACACATGTCACAGACTCCACAGGCTGGTATGAAGGAGAGGACCACATGGTCGCCCTCGGCGACTGAGGTCACACCCTCTCCCACCGCCTCTACTATGCCGGATCCCTCGTGGCCACCAACCATAGGCAATGGAGCTGGAAGATCGCCAGTTACCAGGTGCTCATCGGAGTGACAAAGACCCGAGGCGACCAGCTTGACTCGCACCTCATAGGCGAGCGGGTCCGCAAGCTCCACCTCCTCGACGCTCCAGTCAGACTTTGGCTCCCATAACACTGCCGCGGGCATCTTCATGTGAATTCCCCCTTCTCACCTGGCCCCAATCCTAGCAAAAAGGAGGCCGTCTGTGTGGTCGCAAAAAGAATCCGCTCACGCCGACGAAGCCACCCCACGGTGCTCACTAATCTGGAGGACAGATGCAATCTTTTGTCCACCTTCACACCCATACTGAGTACTCGATGCTCGATGGGGCCGCCAGAATCAATGACCTCCTCAACAAGGCTCAGGAGGACCACCAACCAGCTATGGCGATCACCGACCATGGGAACATGTATGGTGTCCTCGACTTCTACAAGGGCGCAAGGGCTCGCGGCATCAACCCGATCGTCGGAATCGAAGCCTATATGGCCGCCCAATCCCGCCGGGATCGCCCGGCGCGTCGTGGACGTATCGATGACACAGGTGGCGACGGAGAGGGTGGCGAGAAGATGTATTACCACCTCATCCTCATGGCCGAGAACAACGTCGGCTACAACAACCTGATCCAACTCTCCTCGCGCGCCTTCCTCGAAGGCTACTACTACAAGCCTCGCGTCGACTGGGAACTGTTGGAGGAGCACCACGAGGGCCTGATAGCCACCACAGGTTGCCTTGGTGGTCTCGTGCTACAACAGCTACTCCGTGGTGACTCCGATCAAGCAACCGCCATAGCCGGCAGGCTCCAAGATATATTTGGCAAGGAGAGCCTCTTTGTCGAACTTCAAGACCATGGGCTCGCCGAGCAGAAGCGCACAAACCCGCTCCTCGTCGACCTCGCAAAGAGGATCGGTGCCCCCTTGGTGGCCACCAACGACTCTCATTACGTCAATCGAGAAGATCACATGGCTCACGACGCGCTACTATGCATCCAAACCGGCGCCACCCTCAACGACACCAATCGCTTCAAGTTCGACGGATCAGAGCATTACGTAAAGACCGCCGCCGAGATGCGCGAACTCTTTCGCGACTTTCCCCAAGCCTGCGACAATACGCTAGCTATCGGCGAGCGGTGCAACGTCACCATTGAGTTCGGTGCCCCACAGTTACCCGAGATCCCGATCCCCGAAGAGTTCCAAGCGAGCGACTACAACGAGTCAGCGACTATCTATCTACGTCATCTCACCGAGGCAGGTGCGGCCGAACGTTACGGGCCACAGCTCGACGAACGCACCCGCTCACGAATCGACTATGAACTCACCGTCATCGCTGAGATGGGTTTCTCCGGCTACTTCCTAGTGGTGTGGGACCTCATACGACACGCTGTCGAGGCTAAGATTCGAGTCGGCCCAGGCCGAGGATCTGCCGCTGGGTCGGTTGTCGCCTTCTGTCTTAGGATCGTCGACCTCGACCCGATACGTTACGATCTGCTCTTCGAACGTTTTTTGAATCCTGGCCGAACGCAGATGCCCGATATCGACATGGACTTCGATGAGCGTTATCGCTCCGAGATGATTCGCTACGCGGGTCGCCGTTATGGGGCCGACCACGTTGCTCAGATTGTCACCTTCTCCACCATAAAGGCACGAGCGGCCGTCAGGGATGCGGCA encodes the following:
- a CDS encoding DUF1707 SHOCT-like domain-containing protein; this encodes MAIDPMHIRNSASDRERVESLLRKGFEDGRLTQSEFTDRLERVHTTVSYADLVALVEDLPYDYSFLYEHAFPSRPVEPTQVQQPLRRPRSRSVLIAFFAFFILAGAAPAVGPLFILAGLIFLLVALPRRRRHRMMMQYRYQDRYRRDW
- a CDS encoding peroxidase-related enzyme (This protein belongs to a clade of uncharacterized proteins related to peroxidases such as the alkylhydroperoxidase AhpD.) codes for the protein MTKVPFWFNTTEQAPNLDADIAERIEAVRERSGFLPNVFATLSYFPAEFRAFFAYHDALMEGDDSGLTKAEREMIVVSTSAANECTYCVVAHGAIYRIRSKHPYRSDQVAIDFERAELSEREKAILRFAHTVSLHPQTVTEESFTPLYDLGFSDEDIWQIGAIASFFALSNRLAGFARIMPNQEFYLMGRDRPLP
- a CDS encoding NDMA-dependent alcohol dehydrogenase, yielding MKMPAAVLWEPKSDWSVEEVELADPLAYEVRVKLVASGLCHSDEHLVTGDLPAPLPMVGGHEGSGIVEAVGEGVTSVAEGDHVVLSFIPACGVCDMCSSGHQNLCVLGAHLVSGSELAGGQRITARGQGVGTFCLLGTFAPYVVAHESSVVKINEDIPLRYAALVGCGVTTGVGSAITTGEVKPGDIVAVVGVGGIGMNAVQGARLAGAGMIVVIDPNAWKRNRAYEFGATHDAASMAEAKEMISDISWGAMANAVIMTPGVVEGSMMADALALVGKNGRIVVTGLASAYETEVTMSLLDLTLYQKSVHGSLFGSANPRADIPRLLSWYQRGDLKLDELVTKTYTLDEINQGYADMRDGANVRGMIVYDT